The Melanotaenia boesemani isolate fMelBoe1 chromosome 8, fMelBoe1.pri, whole genome shotgun sequence DNA window aataataatctacctgtgtataaacacatataaattaaaaatatatatgtaattatatatttttttaatttatgggGTGTCCTCAAAATCATGTTCCACCCTGTTAGTTCAATGTCTTTCACCTGCTAAATGCAATTCCTACAATTCCCACAATGCCCCACACAGGAAGTGCGAGCACTCTTTAGGCGGGAATTTTGGAGAGCAAAGAGAGGTAAGTACCAACTGTCTGTCTGCCTTTTTTTCcaagttttattaaattaacCTGTATGTCTTACTCATAactttccaccctgttatactAAATTGTGACGAAAGTTAGCAACATTTTGAAATAATAGCAAGCATGTttgataaatgtacaaaaatactGTTTGTGTGTAGAATTAGTTGGCTAAAGATGGCTGCCACACAGAGCTGTGGCTAATCTGGTTTTAAAAATTCCACCCTGTTAGGTTCCACCCTGTTAAGCATACAAACCTAACAGGGTGGAAATTGCACCTAACAGGGTGGAagtcttcttttaaaatgtaaaggaaTAGATATAAATGCTATCATGAATATAatcaaatgttatttaaagTTTCTACGTATCTCATCGGTGTATAAAAAGGTTCTATACATAATTGTAAATTCATATTCTAAATTTTTGTAATGCTTTACTTGACATGTAGTCACACCCTGATCTCTTTTGTATAATCGGTAtgcattttatcaaaacaattGACAGTAATTCATCATTGTTATAGAGTTTTGTCTATGTAATTAACATAACAAAGTCAATTTGTATACATTTGTTAGGACATGGCTCCAGCATTAAGTGCAGCAGAGATGCAGCGTCGCTACAGAGAAAGGAGAGATGCTGATCCTAAAAAAAGAGAGGAGTATCTGAggaaagaaagggagaaatGGCAGAAAGACAGGGagacagggaagaaaaaaagaatcagaGACCTCAGTCAGCGTGAGCAGCGTGCACAGAGGAAGAAatggagacagaggaagagagatgCTAAAAGCAGGGAAAGACCGAAGGAAGCGACACCTCCACTGTTCCAAAAGCTCAGCATGCAAGAGTCCTCAGTGCAGCTGTTCTTTGTGACGGAGAAGAGCGTGGATGAAATGCAAGAGGTAAGCGATAACAATGgtagttatttttcatttatttaatttaatttcaattttcaTAGAGGAATCCTCAAATGACCTCCAATTTAGTGATAACTGTTCAATattcagtgaaataaaataaaataaaattcttctGCATTAAATTAACGTTTGCTTTGATtcccattttaaaaaagagtACAATAAAAGCTTGCCTCCTGTTAAAAGTATCTCAAAATAAAGtactacacaaataaataagtaaatgaataaataacattcACGCTTTAGTACACACCCTCTCTCATACATATGAGCACacgtgcatacacacacacacacacacagctagtGTACAGAGTCAACAGAGTGTATAGAGTCAATAGTAAACGTAAAAGTAGATGTTTTTGCAAATGAAACAATACTAAACTATAACTATATACTCATGTGAATGAAACTATATACTTACCTCAGCTTACTTACCTGTATACAAATCATGTTCTTGTACTACTTTCAGATACCACCTCTAACTACAATCAAAGGAACAATGAAAATGCACCAAATTATTAGCACCACCACAGGCTTGATCAATTACAGGGACATTACCTGTCTTTGTCAAAAGGACAAAGGGGTAATGGATTGCCCTTGCTTTGACCTCAGAGAAGCAACTCTTCAGGCAACCCTGCAGGATGTGGCATCAGATGTCCCAACTACTGAACCCCTATGGCGTCCTGACATTATCACCAGTAGCCATGTTGGGAGGTGGTGTGTGGTGATGTATGATGATGACCCCTACCCTGGCATCATACTGGCTGTTGAGGACAACAACATCCAGGTGAACTGCATGCACAGAAATGGGATAAACAAGTTCTACTGGCCCGGCCCACGAAAGGATGTCAACTGGTATGCTGACAGTCAGGTCCTGTGCCTAACTGAGGAGCCTCAGGTACTGAATAAAAGGTCTGTCCAACTTCACATGGCTACATGGAGATATGTGCAAGACCAGATTGCACAGTAGGAAGGTTGCCTCATATATCCCAGAGGACCTGGACCTCTGGCATTCTGACATGTTCCAgtatttgttctgtttgttcaTACATATTTTATGACAGTTTTATTTAGGTACTGAACGTTCTGCACAAGTGGGTTCTAACTAATTACATAATTTtgtaatgtgttaaataaagtAATTGAAAGTCACTGTGTCATTGGTGgtcattccaccctgttaggatcctttccaccctgttaggatcctttccaccctgttagtcactgttttttttttaactacattcTAAGTGTGTTAaatattttgcatgtttttgctttaatttccaCACCGGAAGGTGATTAACAACATACATATGTTTTTTAGAgcaaactttctgttatttaccTTTTTTGGTAAATAAGGTAAAAATTTTGATGATCCTAAACATCTAAACACGCATTCTACTGAACATTTCTTATCTCATTATtattcaaaaaagaaaataaactcatgTAACGAAATAAGGGACACTCAAGGTGTTAAAAAAACCAAGCattgttaaatatttacatatttaaaccTTTGCGGTACATATGAACATGTCCCTAACAGGGTGGAACACTCTCACAGATCATGTCTTAGAAATCCAtccataaataaatttataaaaatgctTAAGCTCTGTCAATAAAAGTTCCTTAAGGTTAGACATGTCATTTAGCTAATacaattgtaaaaacatgaaaaaatcaatttattttttacagaagtTAGGGTGATAAAAAGTTCCCAATTGTCCTGACAGCAATCAAAAGTGACAACTTAACCATTTACTTAATAGCTAAGATTAATAAAGAGTAGCAGGCCTAAACCAGAAGTcaaagctaacattagcaaaGATTAGCTGGCCAACCAGGCCAAGCTAATAAGCCTTAGGCCCAAAACAATACCATAACAATAGCTAACACCAGCTAATATATTTAACTTAACAAGAGAAGTTAACATAAcatcaaaacaaagcaaacaaattaTAAGCTAATAGCAAGTATTACAACAGTAGCAACATTAGCTTAACATTAGCTTACATTAGCTTTACATTAGCTTACATTAGCTTAACATTAGCTCAACTTAGCTTAACTTAGCATAACAACTGAAGCTAACAATATATTAAGCCTAACTGAGCTGCAATACCCTAAGCTAACAGCATTTTAGGCCAAGCTAAGCCATTCATTAAGGCTTTAAATCAGTAATAACCAATTGAAATTATATAACATAATAATACCAAAGACAACAGATGATATTAAAACTgaatttctctttttgtttttaaataaaacagttctaaaggatatttttattttcttgacgCACAGGGGTGCAGTCTTAAagtgtgatattttttttattttcttgacgCACGAGGGGTGCAGTCTTAAAGcagtatttcttttatttttcttgacgCATAGGCAGTCCTAAAGAGAATAGAGCAGTCATAAAAGAGAGAGAATAGAGCAGTCATAAAAGAGAGAATAGACGCTCCGACGCTAAATAAAAGCAGTCCTTAAGAGATAATTTCTTGACGCATAGGCAGTCCTAAAAGAATAAGAGCAGTCCTAAAAAGCGGATAGACGCTCCGACGCTAAATAAAAGCAGTCCTTAGAGATAATTTCTTGACGCATAGGCAGTCCTAAAAGAATAAGAGCAGTCCTAAAAAGCGGATAGACGCTCCGACGCTAAATAAAAGCAGTCCTTAGAGATAATTTCTTGACGCATAGGCAGTCCTAAAAGAATAAGAGCAGTCCTAAAAAGCGGATAGACGCTCCGACGCTAAATAAAAGCAGTCCTTAAGAGATATTTCTTCGACGCATAGGCAGTCCTAAAAAGCGGATAGACGCTCCAACGCTAAATAAAAGCAGTCCTTAAGAGATATTTTTTTGACGCATAGGCAGTCCTAAAGAATACAGagacaaatacattttaaattagtttcTTTACCTtccttttgtctttctgttgtttattcaattttcaaagcatttatctcttattttttttttggttttgtttttcttcggCTACTTAAAATGGAACAAACACATACAAGGAGAACAGCTACACAAGAACTAGGACACGAACATCCCCTACTGAAGGCTGAAATAGAACAAACATCAAAACTGTGGTCAGAGCTGAATTGATTATCGGACCAGAGACGACCAGAACACTGAGGTCGGCCAAAGCAAAAGACAAGACTCCAATAAAGGACAGAGTTGAGTGGGACCCGATCGACGGAGAACCCAAATGGGTGGAGACACCAGGAGCACAAAAGGTCAAGTTTAAGAAAACTGATAAGTCAAATACACACGCTAAAACTACAAAGACTACAGGAGTCAACGTGAACCGAGTACAGGAAAAAGGACACCTGAGAGGAAGACTGACACTTCAGACCGACATGAACAAAGATTTAGAAGAAACAATGGAAGAACCAGAAAACATGGaggacacagaggaggaggaaagagaagACGAGGAACCGCAAACCAGTCAGATGCAACCCCTTATAGCGAAAGGAAGACAAATATATTATCAACCCTTCCCTAACGTCGATATCGATATCCTCATATCCAAGCTCCCCAGATTGGAAGCAGGAGCAAATAAATGGATCCTAATCCTGGCAAACCTATGCGAAGGAAAAATTCTTTCCCTGGGAGACATTAAGGCGATCTTAGCCCGAACGGTAGGAGTCCTGGAAATGTATAACATCTTTGAGTCAGCAGAACTGGCCAACGTGGCAAGAACCCAAATACatgatgcagatttttttaacaactaCAAAGAAGACATCTGGCAAGAACTACGAAGAAGATATCCCCTGAGAATCTCAATTGACTCAATATCATTAGGAACACTTAATGATACGGATGACCCCATGGCCTTTATTTACCAAGCCAGACGTGAATGGATAACAGAAACGGGAAATATGCCAGAAGTTGACAACGTCCACTCTTCCATGTTCCGCAGAAAAATCATCCAGGCCCTCCCTGCCCCAATACAAGACAAACTACTGGACACAGTTGGAATCTTCAATATGACATTCGAGATGTTTACAGATAACGTCACACATGTAATCCAAAGATACAgggaacagaaacagaaattggCAAAACAAGATGGAGAGGCCATCAGAAAATTAACACAATTACAGATCCAAGACAAACAGGATGAGAAAAAACGGATCAAAGCAGTGATGACGATGCAACCACAACAACAGACCgtaacaaacaaccaaaataatGAAGGAAGGAGATTCCAAGGACCAGCCCCATACAGACCGGGGGGACAATTCGGACCAGAAGGACCACGGCCAAGGAGAAGAAACGACATAAAATGCAGGAACTGCGAAAAATGGGGCCACTATGCTAGAGACTGTCGTTTACAGACAATCTGCAAAAGATGCAAGAGACAAGGCCACATGGCAAGAGACTGCCGAGCGCAGATGACCCAGGGTCCAGTGAACCCATACAGAGGACCACCACGGGACTTCTGATTAACTAAAGATGACAAAAGCTACATCCAAGCCCTGATAACGAACCCAATGGAACAAGATCCAATCATCCAAGTAACCATAAACGGAAAAAATCTACCATTCCTGGCAGACTCAGGAGCAACATTCTCATCAATAAAAAATGAACTGGCAGGAGAATTACAGAGATCCAACAAATTCATTTTTGCAGTGGGCTTACTTGGCGAAGCAACAAAAATGCAATTTTCCACACCAGTTGACATAACGGTCcagaacaaaacaataaaaattccCCTCCTCATTTCAGAAAACACACCTGTTAATCTACTAGGAAGAAATGCTTTGTGCAGGCTACAGGTGGCCATCATCTGCACACCCAAAGGAGTGAAGTTGGAACCAATCCAAGAAATGCAGGTCCAACAAACCGAAATGGACCAAACACCAACAGTTTACTGGCTGGGGGACATCAGTGATGAACTTTTGAGGCCAACAGAGATGTGGAAACAATACATGATGAAAATCATCCCAAAAGCCAGACCACCTACCTGCCCAACCCACTGCACACTTAAATACCTTCAAGATCCTCCCACAGCGGATGACTGGACCAAAGAACAACCAGACAGGGTTAACCTAACATCAACAGCCATCATCATCGGACCGCAAGGAGCAGCAATGAGTATCGAACCCAACGCCTACCTAACAAAAGAATTTGAGGTTCCAGACAGCGTCCCCCACATCACAATACTCATAAATGAAGGGAACACTTCTAAAGAGTTGGGGCCAATGATGAAAGAAGCCGGAAAACTACGGATATGGACACACAAGGAAAACCATATCATGGAGAGCCAAGATGGAAGGTTCCTGAAAATAATGACGGACGCTCAAGGAGAtgcaagaccagaagtaatccTGCTACCATGCAATGGACCTACAAGGGACCCAAAACGACTGATGAAGGAAGAAATGCTGTCAATCGTTCCATCCGAACTGTGGGCGAAAAGTGACACAGATGTCGGACTGATGAAAAATGCACAACCAGTCTCAAtcaagctgaaagaaaacaccACCCTCCCATTTGTGCCACAATACCCGCTGTCAGATCATGTGCTAGAAGGAACCAGCAGAACTCTACAGAAACTGGAGGAACTAGGAGTGGTGGCAGAAGAAATGTATCCAGTAACGAACACCCCAATCTGGCCGATTGAAAAACCGGGAAGGAAGGAAGTCAGACTGACAAACGACCTGAGGAGACTGAACGAAATTGTTGAAGATATAGACACAGACATTCCAAATCCCTACATCCTGTTATGTAACTTGATACCAAATCACAAGATCTTCACGGTAATTGACTTATGCTCGGCATTTCACAGTGTAAGGCTTCACCCCGACAGCCAACACCTGTTTGGATTTAAATACGGGCACAAACACTTCAAATATCTCAGGCTGCCTCAGGGTCTTAAAATATCACCAGCCATTTTTAACGACCTTTTGAGAAAAGACCTGGAACAGATCAAAGAAAAGATCAACAGCACAATCTTAATCTACTGCGATGACATTTTGGTTTCTGCACAGGACAGAGAAACATGCCACAAAGACTCAATCACACTTTTGACCCATCTAGCAGAAGGGGGACACAGAGCATCACTGCGCAATACTGCCAAGAAAAGTTGAATACTTAGGCAGGTTGATTTCACAGGGGGAAAAAGCCACACTCCCTTCACAGATCGAAGCAATTACAAAAATGCCAAAGCCGAGAACAGTTAAAGAAATGATGACGTTTCTAGGAATGGCAGCATACAATTTAGACTGGATCGATAGGTGCACAGTCATTATTAAACCATTGAGAGACCTCATAAAAGAAGAAGATGTTCGTAATCCAAAACATCCTTGTGTGTCACTGGGTATTTTAGACGTTGAGTTCTATGGGATTAAGTTAAGTCGGagtgtttgtgttagagctgggctaggttaaCGTTTTATGTTGTGACAACAGTCACTTTGGTTATGGATCTGCtacttttatttggtttttagctCACCACCAAGTGGCAATGGTGCTTCGTTACACTCGGTGTGTGTTGGTATAgggtttgtttgttctttttgcaggtccgctaaccccagctcatcttatATTTTAAAGGTGGTCATTCAGTATCAGGGGAAATGTAAATGAGAagggcttttattttaacttaccACCTGTCTATACCCCTGAGCCGGGTCGTACAGCCATGCAGACAACATCAACACTAGCAACAGCAGATTATAAGATGCCATTTCTGCTATATGTCTCATGTTGGAACAATCGTGCAAGCAGAGTCCTAGTACAAAATAGGATAGGCAGGAGTACACAATACATAACCTATTACACAGTAGCTCTGTCACCAGTAGAAATCGGACTCCCAATAGGTTGTGTACAACTGGCAGCAGTACATCTGATCTATGGGAAAAAGCCTCGGTTATTACCAGGGGGTACAGGGTAGATAAACTAAGATCCGATTTGGAAGCTAAACAGTTATACTGGGCACATGAGAAATTTTACATGGATGGCTCATGCTACAGAACATTAAAAGGTTTGGCATCGGGATATGCTGTGGTCCGACACGACCCTCAAACAAACAGGTTCGAAGTTTAGAAGCGCAAAAAGCTCAACAACCGTGCTCCGCGCAAAAAGCCAAACTTAAAGCGTTAATCCGAGCACGCGAACTAGCCGAGGGGAAACACGTAACGACGTACACGGACTCCGCGAATTGCCACTCCTTTGTACATTTGTTCACAGGAATGTGGAAGAACCGCAGCTTCCAAAGATCCGACGGAACACCTGTACAAGCACGCGGAAGAAATCAAACAACTACCGGTAGCACGGATGAAACCAAAAACTATTGCAATAGTGAAATGCGAAGCGCACGTAAAAAGTTATCGGCGAACAAGCAGCTGCGCGAGCCTGCAGGCCGTGACTGAGACAGCGACTTTCTGACCTGGAAGACAAAACGACCATAACAGACGTTGTACTGACGCAACAAAATGCACCTGAGACACAAAAAGATGGTGGAGACAGAGGGGGGCACAGATGGACAATGAACAGGTATGGCGGACTTATGACGGACTTACCGTGCTCCCAGACGACCTTAAGACTTGGTTGATAAGGGAAGGTCATCCAGTGAGTCATGACTCCAAATCTCAGGTAAGAGCAAGGATCCACAACTAGGGTTTTTGGGGGTACAACCTGCATGCCCATGTAGAGAACTACATCGCACGGTGTGAGGTTTGTATAAAGAATAATGTCCGAAAGTCCCTGAAACCAACCCCAGGAACTTTCCCCTTGAGAGGCCCCTTTTCAGAACTGGTGATCGATTTCATCGACCTGATACAAAGAGTCCAAGGAAAAAGGTATGTTTTGGTGGCCGTGTGCAGATTTACGAAGTGGGTTGAGGCAACTCCGACCCGCCGTAAATCTGCCGAAGAGGTCGCAAAATTTCTGATCAGAGAAGTCATCCCCCGTTTTGGAATTCCAGATCGGATTTCATCCGATAACGGGAAAGAGTTTGTTGGAAAAGTCCTAAGCCTTGTTTTGCAGGGTTTACAAATTTCACAACGACTGGGCAGCGTCTACCACCCCAAGTCGCAAGGACAGGTCGAAAGGATCAACAGAGTGTTGAAAAACAAACTCCGAAAGATATGTGAGAGCACGGGGTTGACATGGCTCGACGCTTTGCCAATAGCTTTGATGCATATCAGAGGTACGCATAACCGCGAGCTGAGATTAACCCCACATGAGCTACTAACTGGACGAGCGATGCCAACCCCGCTGTTTCGAACGTATAAAGGAGCCTCTCTGGACACACTGAACAATGAACTAAGGGAGTATGTGAAACAATTGATTAAAGTGCAGGATAGTTTGGTGTCACATGTTCTCTCTGTGCAGGAAAACGATTCTAGAAGGGAGTTGGAGGAGGAGCCAAAGATCAAACCAGGAGATCTCGTGTACGTGAAGGTGTTCCGCAGACAGTGGAACAGGCCGAGGCGGGAGGGGCCGTACGAAGTCACACGAGCCACCAGAACCGCAGTTCAGGTCAAAGGGAAACCGACCTGGTTTCACCTATCCCACTGCACGCCAGCATCCGCGACACGAGCAGATGATGACAGCCAAAGGGGCTCTCCCGAGTCTCTGGCTCCTGGTCATGGGTCTCATGTTGTATCAGGGGGGCCGGGCACAGCAGCCAGAGATGGTCCGGCCTCCTGAACCAGATCCCGGACGGGACCTGGTCCAACCTAACCAATGCCTGCTACAGCTGTGTTGATCAAAATACCCCTGAAGGGGTACTTGCCCATTGAAAGCAGAGTTTTCCCTTGCCCCACCTTCAGCTCCATGCATGGCAGGCCAGTGTGGAGACTCCATGACACACGAGGTGTCAGAGGGTGGAGAGTTATAGACTGGAAACCGgttggagaaaagaaagaagggacTGAAATGATTAAGTACAGTCATGAAGTGATGAACAAATGAATAATGTCATGTATAACATCTGTTTGATTAATAGGCGGGGACCGTAGGATGTCGATGGATTCAATTCTTTACACGCTTATGTTTATtaatcaaaacacaattttaaaggTCAAGATACTTCACATAATACATATAGGAGATGCGTCGTTAATTAAGGGAGGAGCAGACGGTTAAACAGCGCGAGAGGGTGGAAGTAAAAGACCGGGGTGGAAGAATCGGGGAAGGTAGTTCTGGATACAGAGTATACTGCTTAGGAGGATGACCCCAGACCCCGGGTCATCGAGTAGATGGCTCTGTGAGGGTGCAAGTCCAATGTGTACCCAAGCAGAGGGTCATATGTCGTTTTTCCTTACAGGAAACCACACTGAAGGTTTTTTCCGGCATATACTAAGCAGTAGAAAGTGTCCAGTAACCGAAATTGGGGTTTTACGTCAATGAGGGACAGACGTAGGGATCGTATGGCGCCGGACTGAGCTATCAGCCAGCCGAGTCCATAGGATCATCAGAGCATGAATGAGTGTGGATGGGAGGCAGAATGATGGGTTAACAATGTTATCAGATATTTAGACATGTAATCGGTATAATCATATTAAGTAATCAACTATATatcatgtgtgttttatattgAAGTTTTTAGCAGCTTGCAGGCCCACATCAGAGTTATATTACGATGATAgtcagcagaagaagaaggatAACACGGTTTGACAATGGTCATAGAAAAATGACCAGAGGGTGGAGTCTGTGGAGGAAAAGTCAGTAAAGATACTGTGCTGTGGAGAGAAGTCAGTTGAGGACACTGTTCGCAGgatgacctttaaaaaaaaaacagcgtaCGTGAGCAGCTGGCCGGGATCAGATCCAGGAGAACAGAATGACCAAAAAAGGGTTCCGAGAAAGAGCTGGGAAGAACGCCAGCCATTTCCCGGATCAGGAATGTTGTAAGGAtggttatgtgtgtgtatgtgtgtgaaaggtCTGATAGGAAACAGATGTGAGGATAGAAACTTCTAGTAGGTTTTGGAAGGAAAGGAGGGGTCGAAAGCGAGCTTAAAGGGTCCTGTCAGTTCGTGTGGTCTGAATTCACCAGCAGCCTTTGTGCACTGCAATAAACCACTTAAAGAAAAGTATTGGAGTCAGATTCTCTTTAACGCGCGAGTGAAGTTAACTGTCAAAGCAGGAGCCGACCGGGGGAGAGGGAGAGAAGGGGAAAAGAGATTTCAGCAGGGAGGCACGCGCCTTCACGTGGACGGAGCACGGTCTCGGAGTAGAGGGAACTCGACCGGGCAAAAGCCACAACACTGTCTTTATGATGCCAGAAGTCAAAACCATCAAAGGTCAAATATGCAGCAGAGAAACTTCCAGACCACTTGTCCTGGTCAGCACATGCTCCATCATACTGCTACCAGGTCTCTGAGAAGCTTCAGGAACACATTCTGTATTTACTGCTCTGAAAATAATGACATTACAGCTTTGTAcatgtatttaataaaataacaagtaagaactaaataaaatgtcattgtgttgctttaaagtCTCCAAAGCTTTGAATTGAGTTAATCGTGTTAAATTCCTCAAACTACAAGAGGGACTGAAGTCTTTTTGCAGCACTGATATCAAACCATGGAGGCCACATGGTGGTAGCAGAATACCTGCAGCCTCCCTGCTGACCAGTGTGGTAGAAAAATGAGTTACCAAGAATCTGGATGAGTgaagtttaacaaagtttatcgcagaaaagaaaaataaagacttgtACGAGGGCATGGCATCTGACCCACACTTGGTTGCAGGAGGCTCCgaagatgaaaaacaaaggaaagctgttttgtgttgtcatggtgaccTGAATGACTAGATAAGCACCTGTGTACATGGTGATAACATCCTCCAtctgtaaaagtttatcccaaACTATTGTTAGTGTCAATTTCATGTTTGATTTGGAAACTGGTACCGCTCTGTATTAATTATTATAGTGCACTTGCCTGTGGTATTGCAGAGAAAACGaccaaaatataattttatctgCATCaatgtgtgtttgttgtattgatatttaaggttttctttcttttacttaaactaATTTCCATAAAATTACATCTGCTTACAGTTAGAAGAGGAGCTCCTTTAATTTTACcttaatttccatttatttatcagCATTTCTCTATGTGTTAGGGATTCATCTTCTTGTaagctatttatttttaattcatctgctttcagacagatttcagatcctTAGTTCACTTGGTTGAAATCATAGActgtaaaagatggacggatGACGTCACCCACAGGTTTctgaaaagctgaattgaagctcattgggcggttcccactgtCTTTGCAGCGTCACGTCTGTTgtcattcccagaaaatccaaaaatgggcaaagaggtggagctgagagggggactatgaaggtgggggtggatgattgacaaccgtcaaactctgagctgcctgtagctaagagctaaccgagctaacccggagctaacggtagctaaccagctgaCAGAGGTAGACGGGCTAAAGCcaaggcgcgctgttagccgtggttgtgctgcactcaaTCAAAAGGATACGCCCCTAATTTGCcgaatttcaaaataaaataacatccaaacgaatgagttagaaaaaaattcacccccttcacagctgtcatgatggaaaacttgacctattaatcctaaaatgttttttgtaccagtttttaaacatatttatttctgctgtgaagttggtctttttaacactagaagtcccagagaggggtcaattgacctttctacctttacaacccagagatgggtcgattgaccagtaggattttagctaaaatcctgtcttaagctgcgaacagcttcttttgtttgtagacgagtcaattactggcacaccccaggagggcgcatacttaggggagacactgtagactcttgaaactggactgtcaacttttgcccaaagcttggcttgagacactgcttggtcccctgagtatgagattggagtagacctcaaacagattcagaaaggttttcctgcattctagtatatttcaaataattaaaaatatatttgatatgatatatgatatatacctcctcgacacatttgtgtgcttttagaagaaaaaaaaaaagataatcattgtgggccttcaataaaaaagcaaacaatttagaatgatatgacaaaatgatgaattcatatttttttaaaaaatcactttaaaaggtccagctctcctcttttcatacaaatgaaaaaatacaaatttttcagaattttttaccaatttttcaaactttctaacccaatgttcatgtaccttatgtccaaaaagcccaagcaatgaacaattttgaatatttaaaatgaacattttttgattgtggtggtacaggcagggtctgtgagtaaaatgtccagaagcattagtgtctaagtcaagagggcataaatgtcaacatgacaaagatataaaagaacaactgtgaattttttccaatgctttttatttttgtcataaaaaaaacaacaaaacagttaaaataatgcaagtaatgaaacaatttcacaaatatttacacaaggctacagtggcatgcccttg harbors:
- the LOC121644062 gene encoding uncharacterized protein LOC121644062 isoform X1, translating into MRHGRRNGERINRTRKCEHSLGGNFGEQREDMAPALSAAEMQRRYRERRDADPKKREEYLRKEREKWQKDRETGKKKRIRDLSQREQRAQRKKWRQRKRDAKSRERPKEATPPLFQKLSMQESSVQLFFVTEKSVDEMQEIPPLTTIKGTMKMHQIISTTTGLINYRDITCLCQKDKGVMDCPCFDLREATLQATLQDVASDVPTTEPLWRPDIITSSHVGRWCVVMYDDDPYPGIILAVEDNNIQVNCMHRNGINKFYWPGPRKDVNWYADSQVLCLTEEPQVLNKRSVQLHMATWRYVQDQIAQ
- the LOC121644062 gene encoding uncharacterized protein LOC121644062 isoform X2, whose amino-acid sequence is MAPALSAAEMQRRYRERRDADPKKREEYLRKEREKWQKDRETGKKKRIRDLSQREQRAQRKKWRQRKRDAKSRERPKEATPPLFQKLSMQESSVQLFFVTEKSVDEMQEIPPLTTIKGTMKMHQIISTTTGLINYRDITCLCQKDKGVMDCPCFDLREATLQATLQDVASDVPTTEPLWRPDIITSSHVGRWCVVMYDDDPYPGIILAVEDNNIQVNCMHRNGINKFYWPGPRKDVNWYADSQVLCLTEEPQVLNKRSVQLHMATWRYVQDQIAQ
- the LOC121644064 gene encoding uncharacterized protein LOC121644064; the encoded protein is MNKDLEETMEEPENMEDTEEEEREDEEPQTSQMQPLIAKGRQIYYQPFPNVDIDILISKLPRLEAGANKWILILANLCEGKILSLGDIKAILARTVGVLEMYNIFESAELANVARTQIHDADFFNNYKEDIWQELRRRYPLRISIDSISLGTLNDTDDPMAFIYQARREWITETGNMPEVDNVHSSMFRRKIIQALPAPIQDKLLDTVGIFNMTFEMFTDNVTHVIQRYREQKQKLAKQDGEAIRKLTQLQIQDKQDEKKRIKAVMTMQPQQQTVTNNQNNEGRRFQGPAPYRPGGQFGPEGPRPRRRNDIKCRNCEKWGHYARDCRLQTICKRCKRQGHMARDCRAQMTQGPVNPYRGPPRDF